A window from Mycobacterium saskatchewanense encodes these proteins:
- a CDS encoding transcriptional regulator, translating to MTLASDRRPASPPQRPAAEASRPEPDQPVEFWPTSAIRSALQGGDIDTWKRIAAALKRDPYGRTARQVEEVLEGTRPYGISKALWEVLERARTHLEADERAEVARHVRLLIDRSGLGHQEFASRIGVSADELFTYLDGSASPAASLMIRMRRLSDRFVKVKSARSAESN from the coding sequence GTGACGTTGGCATCCGACCGGCGCCCCGCATCGCCGCCCCAGCGGCCCGCTGCGGAAGCGAGCAGGCCCGAGCCCGACCAGCCGGTCGAGTTCTGGCCGACCTCCGCGATCCGCTCGGCGCTGCAGGGCGGTGACATCGACACCTGGAAGCGCATCGCGGCCGCGCTCAAGCGCGACCCGTACGGCCGGACCGCCCGCCAGGTCGAAGAGGTCCTGGAGGGCACCCGCCCGTACGGCATCTCGAAGGCCCTGTGGGAGGTGCTGGAACGCGCCCGCACCCACCTGGAGGCCGACGAGCGCGCGGAGGTGGCGCGCCATGTGCGGCTGCTGATCGACCGCTCCGGGCTCGGACACCAGGAATTCGCGTCCCGCATCGGGGTCTCCGCCGACGAGCTGTTCACCTACCTCGACGGCAGCGCCAGCCCGGCGGCCTCCCTGATGATCCGGATGCGCCGGCTGTCGGACCGGTTCGTCAAGGTCAAGTCCGCGCGGTCGGCCGAATCGAACTGA
- a CDS encoding MMPL family transporter, with amino-acid sequence MMRLSRSLRRYRWLVFAGWLLALVPAVYLAMTQSGNLTGGGFEVAGSQSLAVHDQLEDLYHDQGASSLALVAAPRPDASYQDMNDAVALLRQTVGEFPGITEAPNPTQRPPQPDRPYVLSLRLDARNAGTSDLAKQLQKKIGVNGDQPGQTANGRVRLYVIGQGALSAAAAANTKHDIAAAERWNLPIILIVLLAVFGSLAAAAIPLALAVCTVVVTMGLVYLLSEFTTMSVFVTSTVSMFGIALAVDYSLFILMRFREELRTGREPRDAIDAAMATSGLAVVLSGMTVIASLTAIYVINTPALKSMATGAILAVAVAMLTAATLTPAVLGTFGRAAAKRSPLLHWSRKPEATQSRFWNRWIGAVMRRPWISSLAAATILLVMAAPAASMVLGNSLLRQFDSSHEIRAGVGAAAQALGPGALGPIRVLVTFPDGGAASPEHAQTIGAIRQRMTQAPHIASVSPPQFAEDNGSALLSAVLSVDPEDMGARESVGWMRAQLPKIPDAGTARVDVGGPTALIKDFDDRVSQTEPLVLLFVALIAFVMLLLSIHSVFLALKGVLMTLLSVAAAYGSLVMVFQWGWLQDLGFAHISSIDSTVPPLVLAMTFGLSMDYEIFLLTRIRERFLHSGNTRDAVAYGVSTSARTITSAALIMIAVFIGFAFAGMPLVAEIGVACAVAIAVDATVVRLVLVPALMAMFAQWNWWIPPWLSRVLPSVDFDRPLPEVDLGDVVVIPDDISALTAPTADLKMVLKSAAKLKHLAPDAITVADPLAFSGCGRNGKTTLSGLQSGALGRGRGPAQIPHQVNIDDDTAGIAVGRNGGNGHGPAHPGSKKLVGARPSRNGIARVIAGTDRPVHPVTLWRGRLSVAIEALQTGSDDDDQPKYERRSPVETTHVQLPTGDRLQVPTGAEALRLKGYLIMCRNSRRDYADFADMVDTVEPETAALVLAGMDSYYCCQSPGRQWMASQLVRQLADPHPRDLTDDPGSDAEDEADWEEVRQRCLSVAVAMLEEAR; translated from the coding sequence ATGATGCGCCTGAGCCGCAGCCTGCGCCGATATCGCTGGTTGGTCTTCGCGGGCTGGTTGCTGGCATTGGTGCCGGCCGTCTATCTCGCGATGACGCAATCCGGGAACCTCACCGGAGGTGGGTTCGAAGTCGCCGGCTCGCAGTCGCTCGCGGTGCACGACCAACTCGAGGATCTCTACCACGATCAGGGTGCGTCGTCGTTGGCGCTGGTCGCCGCGCCCCGGCCGGACGCCAGCTACCAGGACATGAACGACGCGGTGGCGCTGCTGCGGCAGACCGTCGGCGAGTTCCCCGGCATCACCGAGGCGCCCAACCCCACCCAACGGCCACCACAACCCGACCGGCCGTATGTGCTGTCGCTGAGGTTGGACGCCCGCAACGCCGGCACCAGCGACCTGGCCAAGCAGCTGCAGAAGAAGATCGGCGTCAACGGCGACCAGCCCGGCCAGACCGCCAACGGCCGGGTCCGGCTATACGTCATCGGGCAGGGCGCGCTGAGCGCCGCCGCGGCGGCCAACACCAAGCACGACATCGCGGCGGCGGAGCGCTGGAACCTTCCGATCATCCTGATCGTCTTGCTCGCCGTGTTCGGCTCGCTGGCGGCCGCGGCGATCCCGCTGGCGCTCGCCGTCTGCACGGTCGTGGTGACGATGGGCCTGGTCTACCTGCTGTCCGAATTCACCACCATGTCGGTGTTCGTCACCTCGACCGTCTCGATGTTCGGCATCGCGCTCGCCGTCGACTACTCGCTGTTCATCCTGATGCGGTTCCGCGAGGAGCTGCGGACGGGGCGCGAGCCGCGCGACGCCATCGACGCCGCGATGGCCACGTCCGGTCTGGCGGTGGTGCTGTCGGGCATGACCGTGATCGCCTCGCTCACCGCGATCTACGTGATCAACACCCCGGCGCTCAAGTCGATGGCCACCGGGGCGATCCTGGCCGTCGCGGTCGCGATGCTGACGGCGGCGACGCTGACGCCCGCGGTGTTGGGAACGTTCGGTCGGGCGGCCGCCAAGCGGTCGCCGCTGCTGCACTGGTCGCGCAAACCCGAGGCCACCCAGTCCCGGTTCTGGAACCGCTGGATCGGGGCGGTGATGCGCCGGCCGTGGATCTCGTCGCTGGCGGCGGCGACGATCCTGCTCGTCATGGCCGCGCCGGCGGCGTCGATGGTGCTCGGCAACAGCCTGTTGCGCCAATTCGACTCGTCCCACGAGATCCGCGCCGGGGTGGGCGCGGCCGCCCAGGCGCTCGGGCCCGGCGCGCTCGGTCCGATCCGGGTGCTCGTCACCTTCCCCGACGGCGGTGCCGCCTCACCCGAGCACGCCCAGACCATCGGCGCGATCCGCCAGCGCATGACCCAGGCGCCGCACATCGCCTCGGTGAGCCCGCCGCAATTCGCCGAGGACAACGGCAGCGCGCTGCTGTCGGCGGTGCTGTCGGTGGACCCCGAGGACATGGGAGCGCGGGAGTCGGTGGGGTGGATGCGCGCCCAGCTGCCTAAGATCCCCGACGCGGGCACGGCGCGGGTGGACGTCGGCGGGCCGACGGCGCTGATCAAGGACTTCGATGACCGGGTGTCGCAGACCGAGCCGCTGGTGCTGCTGTTCGTGGCGCTGATCGCGTTCGTGATGCTGCTGCTGTCCATCCATTCGGTCTTCCTGGCCCTCAAAGGCGTGCTGATGACGTTGCTGTCCGTCGCGGCCGCCTACGGCAGCCTGGTGATGGTGTTCCAGTGGGGCTGGCTGCAGGATCTCGGCTTCGCGCACATCAGCTCGATCGACAGCACGGTGCCCCCGCTGGTGCTGGCGATGACCTTCGGGTTGTCGATGGACTACGAGATCTTCCTGCTGACCCGCATCCGGGAACGCTTCCTGCACTCCGGGAACACCCGCGACGCGGTCGCGTACGGCGTGAGCACCAGCGCCCGCACCATCACCAGCGCCGCGCTGATCATGATCGCCGTGTTCATCGGCTTCGCGTTCGCCGGCATGCCGCTGGTCGCCGAGATCGGGGTGGCGTGCGCCGTCGCGATCGCGGTCGACGCGACCGTGGTGCGGCTGGTGCTGGTGCCGGCGCTGATGGCGATGTTCGCCCAGTGGAATTGGTGGATCCCGCCGTGGCTGTCCAGGGTCTTGCCGTCCGTCGACTTCGACCGGCCGCTGCCCGAGGTCGACCTCGGCGACGTGGTGGTGATCCCCGACGACATCTCGGCGCTGACGGCGCCCACCGCGGACCTGAAGATGGTGCTCAAGTCGGCGGCCAAGCTCAAGCACCTGGCGCCCGACGCCATCACCGTGGCCGACCCGCTCGCGTTCTCCGGTTGCGGACGCAACGGCAAGACAACCCTGTCCGGCCTGCAGTCCGGCGCCCTGGGCCGCGGGCGCGGCCCCGCGCAGATCCCCCACCAGGTCAACATCGACGACGACACCGCGGGCATCGCGGTGGGCCGAAACGGCGGCAACGGTCACGGCCCGGCCCACCCGGGGAGCAAGAAGCTGGTCGGCGCCCGGCCGTCGCGGAACGGCATCGCCCGGGTGATCGCCGGAACCGACCGGCCCGTGCACCCCGTCACGCTGTGGCGGGGCCGGCTGTCGGTTGCCATCGAAGCGCTGCAGACGGGCAGCGATGACGACGACCAGCCGAAGTACGAACGGCGCAGCCCGGTGGAGACCACCCACGTGCAGCTGCCGACGGGCGACCGGCTGCAGGTCCCCACCGGCGCCGAGGCGCTGCGCCTCAAGGGCTACCTGATCATGTGCCGTAACAGTCGCCGCGATTACGCCGACTTTGCAGACATGGTGGACACCGTGGAGCCCGAGACCGCCGCGCTGGTGCTGGCCGGCATGGACAGCTATTACTGTTGTCAATCGCCCGGGCGGCAGTGGATGGCCAGCCAATTGGTGCGTCAGCTCGCCGATCCCCATCCGCGCGATCTCACCGACGATCCGGGCTCCGACGCCGAAGACGAGGCAGACTGGGAAGAAGTCAGGCAACGCTGCCTGTCGGTGGCTGTGGCAATGCTGGAGGAGGCGAGGTGA
- a CDS encoding hemophore, whose protein sequence is MTTGTVTGRRRLRTGLIATTLVGLPAAAVALLAGPFATGANDPCAASEVARTIGSVSKSMGDYLDSHPETNQTMTSMLQQQAGPQSLTGIKSYFEANPKVAADMTSIAQPLTNLSMQCKLPISPTQAMGMMQQAQGAAAGLPGGALPPGGPAGAAASPPAAIPPGVTIGGTGTVPPTAGSPLSGPPRGNSVG, encoded by the coding sequence ATGACGACAGGTACCGTGACCGGCCGCCGCCGGCTCCGCACCGGGTTGATCGCCACCACGCTGGTGGGGTTGCCGGCCGCCGCCGTCGCTTTGCTGGCCGGACCGTTCGCGACGGGTGCCAACGACCCGTGTGCGGCCAGCGAGGTCGCCAGGACGATCGGTTCGGTTTCCAAGTCGATGGGCGACTACCTGGACTCCCATCCCGAGACCAACCAGACGATGACGTCGATGCTGCAGCAGCAGGCGGGGCCGCAGTCGTTGACCGGCATCAAGTCCTACTTCGAGGCCAACCCCAAGGTCGCCGCGGACATGACGTCGATCGCCCAGCCGCTGACGAACCTGTCGATGCAGTGCAAGTTGCCGATCTCACCCACCCAGGCGATGGGCATGATGCAGCAGGCGCAGGGCGCGGCAGCCGGACTGCCGGGCGGCGCTCTGCCGCCGGGTGGCCCCGCCGGCGCGGCGGCCAGCCCGCCCGCCGCCATCCCGCCGGGGGTCACGATCGGGGGCACGGGGACGGTCCCGCCGACGGCCGGCAGTCCGCTGTCGGGGCCGCCGCGCGGCAATTCCGTCGGCTAA
- a CDS encoding lysylphosphatidylglycerol synthase transmembrane domain-containing protein, whose protein sequence is MSHDAPVRKLDLPREETPRGKYWWLRWVILGIVAVVLAVEVSLGWRQLAKAWMSLYEANWWWLLASVVAAAASMHSFAQIQRTLLRSAGVHVKQLRSEAAFYAANSLSTTLPGGPVLSATFLLRQQRLWGASTVVASWQLVMSGVLQAVGLALLGLGGAFFLGAKNNPFSLLFTLGGFVALLILAQAVASRPELIDGIGSRILARVNSIRGKPADTGLERWRETLRQLESVSLGRRDMSVAFSWSMLNWIADVACLGFAAYAAGDHASVAGLTVAYAAARAVGTIPLMPGGLLVVEAVLVPGLVSSGMSLPSAISAMLIYRLISWLLIAAIGWVVFFFVFRTENVTVPEDDDTDPTALAVPDPDPTEPALQGPLPPDRKPEDA, encoded by the coding sequence GTGTCGCACGACGCACCCGTCCGCAAGCTCGACTTGCCACGCGAGGAGACCCCGCGCGGCAAGTACTGGTGGCTGCGATGGGTGATCCTCGGCATCGTCGCCGTCGTCCTCGCCGTCGAGGTCTCGCTGGGCTGGCGCCAGCTGGCCAAGGCGTGGATGAGCCTGTACGAGGCGAATTGGTGGTGGCTCCTCGCGTCGGTGGTGGCGGCCGCCGCGTCCATGCACAGCTTCGCCCAGATCCAGCGCACCCTGCTGAGGTCCGCCGGGGTGCATGTCAAGCAGTTGCGGTCGGAAGCCGCCTTCTACGCGGCCAACTCGCTGAGTACCACGCTGCCGGGCGGGCCGGTGCTGTCGGCCACGTTCCTGCTGCGCCAGCAGCGGCTGTGGGGCGCCTCGACGGTGGTGGCGTCGTGGCAGCTGGTGATGTCGGGGGTGCTGCAGGCGGTCGGGCTGGCGCTGCTCGGCCTGGGCGGCGCCTTCTTCCTCGGCGCCAAGAACAATCCGTTCTCGCTGCTGTTCACATTGGGCGGCTTTGTCGCGTTGCTGATCCTCGCCCAGGCCGTGGCGTCGCGCCCCGAGCTCATTGACGGGATCGGGAGCCGAATCCTGGCGCGGGTCAACTCGATTCGCGGCAAGCCGGCCGACACCGGGCTGGAGAGGTGGCGCGAGACGCTTCGGCAGCTGGAGTCGGTCAGCCTGGGCCGGCGGGACATGAGCGTGGCCTTCAGCTGGTCGATGCTGAACTGGATCGCCGACGTGGCCTGCCTCGGCTTCGCCGCCTACGCGGCCGGCGATCACGCGTCGGTCGCCGGGTTGACGGTTGCCTACGCCGCCGCCCGGGCGGTCGGGACGATACCGCTGATGCCCGGCGGGCTGTTGGTGGTGGAGGCCGTCCTGGTGCCCGGCCTGGTATCCAGCGGCATGTCGCTGCCCAGCGCCATCTCGGCGATGCTGATCTACCGGCTGATCAGCTGGCTTCTGATCGCCGCCATCGGCTGGGTGGTGTTCTTCTTCGTGTTCCGCACCGAGAACGTCACCGTCCCCGAGGACGACGACACCGATCCGACGGCGCTAGCGGTCCCCGACCCCGACCCGACCGAGCCCGCCCTGCAGGGTCCGCTGCCGCCCGACCGCAAGCCTGAGGACGCTTAG
- a CDS encoding AI-2E family transporter encodes MAANLDDASVEPLVRKAAAWAWRLLVILAAFLALLWVVEKLEVIVVPVLVALLLSALLVPVVDWMDRRGLPRGGAVALVLLGGFGILGGILAFVINQFIDGLPGLTEQISRSIDSTRRWLIQGPAHLRSEQIDNAGNAAIEAVHNNQSKLTSGALATAATITELVTAAVLVLFTLIFFLYGGRNIWLYVTKIFPTDVRERVLEAGSAGYSSLIGYVRATFLVALTDAAGVGTGLAIMHIPLALPLASLVFLGAFVPLVGAVVAGFLAVVVALLAKGVVYALITLGVLIAVNQLEAHILQPLVMGRAVSIHPLAVVLAISTGGVLAGIVGALLAVPTVAFLNNAVQVLLAKDPAAEAEKQTEESDDTAIVQAEPDSPEGALPRDET; translated from the coding sequence ATGGCGGCAAACCTCGACGACGCGTCCGTCGAACCCTTGGTCCGCAAGGCCGCAGCCTGGGCGTGGCGCCTGCTCGTCATCCTCGCCGCATTCCTCGCTCTGCTATGGGTGGTGGAGAAACTCGAAGTGATCGTCGTCCCCGTGCTGGTGGCGCTGCTGCTCAGCGCGCTGCTGGTACCCGTCGTCGACTGGATGGACCGGCGCGGCCTGCCGCGGGGCGGCGCGGTGGCGCTGGTCTTGCTCGGCGGTTTCGGAATCCTGGGCGGCATCCTCGCGTTCGTCATCAACCAGTTCATCGACGGCCTACCCGGCCTGACCGAACAGATCAGCCGCAGCATCGACTCCACCCGCCGCTGGCTGATCCAGGGGCCGGCGCATCTGCGCAGCGAACAGATCGATAACGCCGGCAACGCCGCGATCGAGGCGGTGCACAACAACCAGTCGAAGCTGACCAGCGGCGCGCTGGCCACGGCGGCGACCATCACCGAGCTGGTCACCGCGGCCGTCCTGGTGCTGTTCACCCTGATCTTCTTCTTGTACGGCGGTCGCAACATCTGGCTGTACGTGACGAAGATCTTCCCCACCGACGTCCGCGAAAGGGTGCTCGAGGCGGGCAGCGCCGGCTACAGCTCACTGATCGGGTACGTGCGGGCCACCTTCCTGGTCGCCCTGACCGACGCCGCCGGTGTGGGCACCGGGCTGGCGATCATGCACATCCCGCTCGCCCTGCCGCTGGCCTCCCTGGTGTTCCTTGGCGCCTTCGTGCCGCTGGTCGGGGCCGTGGTCGCCGGTTTCCTGGCCGTCGTGGTTGCCCTGCTCGCGAAGGGCGTCGTCTACGCGCTGATCACGCTCGGGGTGCTGATCGCCGTCAACCAGCTCGAGGCCCACATACTGCAGCCGCTGGTGATGGGCCGGGCGGTGTCGATTCACCCGCTGGCGGTGGTGCTGGCCATCTCCACCGGCGGCGTGCTCGCCGGTATCGTTGGCGCCCTGCTGGCCGTTCCGACGGTGGCGTTCCTCAACAACGCGGTGCAGGTGCTGCTCGCCAAGGATCCCGCCGCTGAAGCCGAGAAGCAGACCGAGGAGTCCGACGACACCGCTATCGTGCAGGCCGAGCCGGACAGCCCGGAAGGCGCCTTGCCGCGCGACGAGACATAA